In Cryptomeria japonica chromosome 10, Sugi_1.0, whole genome shotgun sequence, a genomic segment contains:
- the LOC131063852 gene encoding protein RETICULATA-RELATED 3, chloroplastic has protein sequence MSQLRCSIAISGKSTATPSLPNKSKTLKTLNACNRHEVLKIVANGCESINLSSSRRRDLRTWVSARPDVQSGGGDAGIGDNNNGGGGGGGEGGSWGKSDDSGSKKIKGGLLGAFFQGWKARVEADPQFAFKVLMEELVGVSACVLGDMASRPNFGLNELDFVFSTLVVGCILNFTLMYMLAPSASMSSAAQTLPGIFAGSPTSHMFEPGSFNVLERMGTFVYKGTLFAAVGFAAGLVGTVISNGLISVRKKMDPNFETPNKAPPTLLNAATWAAHMGLSSNFRYQTLNGIEFLLAKGLPPIAFKSSVIVLRCLNNVLGGVSFVLLARITGSQKVDEPPQPAEDEKYKLLDQAKDFQPDQSS, from the coding sequence ATGTCACAGTTGAGGTGCTCAATTGCCATATCAGGCAAATCAACGGCAACCCCAAGCTTGCCCAACAAATCAAAGACCCTGAAAACTCTTAATGCTTGTAACCGCCACGAAGTCCTCAAGATTGTTGCAAATGGGTGTGAGAGTATCAACCTCAGTTCATCGCGTAGAAGGGATTTGAGAACATGGGTATCTGCACGTCCAGATGTCCAGTCCGGTGGGGGAGATGCAGGCATTGGCGACAACAacaatggtggtggtggtggtggaggagaagGGGGATCATGGGGAAAATCAGATGACAGTGGGAGTAAGAAAATCAAAGGTGGGCTTTTGGGTGCTTTTTTTCAGGGGTGGAAAGCCAGAGTGGAAGCGGATCCACAGTTTGCATTCAAGGTCCTGATGGAGGAGCTAGTTGGGGTAAGTGCATGTGTTCTTGGGGACATGGCATCTAGGCCAAACTTTGGTCTCAATGAACTGGACTTCGTTTTTTCCACTCTTGTTGTTGGATGCATCCTCAATTTTACCCTCATGTACATGTTGGCACCATCAGCTTCCATGTCATCAGCAGCTCAGACTCTCCCTGGTATATTTGCAGGCAGTCCTACAAGCCACATGTTTGAGCCAGGGAGCTTCAATGTCTTAGAGAGGATGGGTACTTTCGTGTACAAGGGAACCTTGTTTGCAGCTGTTGGGTTTGCTGCAGGGCTTGTGGGGACTGTAATATCTAATGGTTTGATCAGTGTTAGGAAGAAAATGGATCCCAACTTCGAGACTCCAAACAAGGCACCCCCGACTTTGTTGAACGCGGCTACATGGGCTGCTCACATGGGTTTGAGCAGTAATTTCAGGTACCAAACTCTGAATGGTATTGAATTTCTGCTTGCCAAAGGACTTCCTCCTATTGCCTTTAAGTCTTCGGTGATTGTGCTTCGGTGTTTGAACAATGTGCTTGGGGGAGTGTCTTTTGTACTATTGGCTAGAATAACTGGATCTCAAAAAGTAGATGAACCCCCACAACCGGCTGAAGATGAGAAATATAAGTTGTTAGATCAGGCTAAGGATTTTCAGCCTGATCAATCTTCTTAA